In Natronococcus occultus SP4, the following proteins share a genomic window:
- a CDS encoding RNA ligase partner protein, with translation MSVDAFKQRFVLDTSLFFTEEIRRDGESLEDAVLRLLELIANARLNLGISCYVPPTIHNELTTMLEARDVDDEVYSKLNTWVIRKHPDRYAVSIPANVVYSFVDEMSGRVDRGLRVSERAVRRAEDSTDELLEDHDHKTEVDAVISELREKYRDAMRTGVLDSREDFDLLILARELEAGVVTEDRGIIDWTEDFGLRYIRGREFPDLLEQYLTAVDSDSKRTID, from the coding sequence ATGTCTGTCGACGCGTTCAAACAGCGGTTCGTCCTCGACACGTCGCTGTTTTTCACCGAGGAGATCCGCCGGGACGGCGAGTCGCTCGAAGACGCGGTGCTCCGGCTGCTCGAGCTGATCGCCAACGCCCGCCTCAACCTCGGGATCTCCTGTTACGTTCCGCCGACGATTCACAACGAGCTGACGACGATGCTCGAGGCCCGCGATGTCGACGACGAGGTCTACTCGAAGCTCAATACCTGGGTGATCCGCAAACACCCCGACCGGTACGCGGTCTCGATTCCTGCAAACGTCGTCTACAGTTTCGTCGACGAGATGAGCGGACGGGTCGACCGCGGGCTCCGGGTCTCCGAGCGGGCGGTTCGTCGCGCCGAGGATAGCACCGACGAACTCCTCGAGGATCATGACCACAAGACCGAGGTCGACGCGGTGATCTCGGAGCTCCGGGAGAAGTACCGCGACGCGATGCGCACCGGGGTGTTAGACTCCCGCGAGGACTTCGACCTCCTTATCCTGGCCCGCGAGCTCGAGGCCGGCGTCGTCACGGAGGACCGGGGGATCATCGACTGGACGGAGGACTTCGGGCTGCGGTACATCCGCGGGCGGGAGTTCCCGGATCTGCTCGAACAGTACCTCACCGCAGTCGACTCCGACTCGAAACGGACGATCGACTGA
- a CDS encoding RNA ligase, which yields MDDTEYHRALGIGASAFEALEDHLERHTHEDVEYRHVPDYRRGIERGTALIEGEVVRGFPKVPRTLVLETGIPTQFDGPVAVEEKLNGYNVRIVRLEGEQLAFTRSGMVCPFTTRILGRLVDLEALFDDHPEAMVCGEMIGPENPYTAHDYPDVDSLAFRAFDWRDRQTGDPLDVADRRERYERYGVPQTRLFGEYTLENAASEVERIIETLDADGREGVVMRSSDATTLLKYTTPSSTRDDLAYAFSLPFDYGQAFMFRRLLREGFRTVECDEDDAARERAHELGEAILLSMREAIQTVDEGGSVGERHTVRASYETVEVLLEHLRDQGLTLEVEADRREDGDRVLTFRKRVQSSNDKIENYLEGHIVTE from the coding sequence ATGGATGATACCGAGTACCACAGGGCGCTCGGCATCGGGGCGTCGGCGTTCGAGGCCCTCGAGGATCATCTCGAGCGCCACACCCACGAGGACGTCGAGTACCGCCACGTCCCCGACTACCGTCGCGGGATCGAGCGGGGGACTGCCCTGATCGAAGGCGAGGTCGTCCGCGGGTTCCCGAAGGTCCCTCGCACCCTCGTCCTCGAGACGGGGATCCCGACCCAGTTCGACGGCCCGGTCGCCGTCGAGGAGAAGCTCAACGGCTACAACGTCCGGATCGTCCGGCTCGAGGGCGAACAGCTGGCGTTTACCCGCAGCGGGATGGTCTGCCCGTTCACCACGCGCATCCTCGGGCGGCTGGTCGACCTCGAGGCGCTGTTCGACGACCACCCGGAGGCGATGGTCTGTGGCGAGATGATCGGTCCGGAGAACCCCTACACGGCCCACGACTACCCGGACGTCGACTCCCTCGCCTTTCGAGCGTTCGACTGGCGGGATCGACAGACGGGCGACCCCCTCGACGTTGCGGATCGCCGCGAGCGATACGAGCGCTACGGCGTCCCGCAGACGCGACTGTTCGGCGAGTACACGCTCGAGAACGCGGCAAGCGAGGTCGAGCGAATTATCGAGACGCTCGACGCCGACGGTCGCGAGGGCGTCGTGATGCGCTCGTCCGACGCGACGACGCTGCTGAAGTACACGACGCCGTCCTCGACCCGGGACGACCTCGCCTACGCGTTCTCGCTGCCGTTCGACTACGGACAGGCGTTCATGTTTCGACGGCTGCTCAGGGAGGGGTTTCGCACCGTCGAGTGTGACGAGGACGACGCCGCCCGCGAGCGCGCCCACGAGCTCGGCGAGGCGATCCTGCTGTCGATGCGCGAGGCCATCCAGACTGTCGACGAAGGTGGATCTGTCGGCGAGCGCCACACCGTTCGGGCCAGTTACGAGACCGTCGAGGTCCTGCTCGAGCACCTCCGCGATCAGGGGCTGACCCTCGAGGTCGAGGCCGATCGCCGCGAGGACGGCGACCGCGTCCTCACCTTCCGCAAGCGGGTCCAGTCGAGCAACGACAAGATCGAAAACTACCTCGAGGGCCACATCGTCACGGAGTGA
- a CDS encoding cystathionine gamma-synthase yields the protein MDDDPASDEHERFRFETRSIHAGQEPDADTGALMTPIHANSTYEQDAPGEHRGYEYSRTGNPTRTDLEANLASLEDAEYGRAFASGMASINTVLNLLDSGDHVVTGNDVYGGTHRIFTQVYEDYDIDFTFVDMTDLDAIEAAFREETELLWLETPTNPLMSIVDIEGAAEIAHAHGALCAIDNTFATPYLQRPLELGADIVSHSLTKYLGGHSDVVGGALLTNDEELDERFGFYQNAVGATPGPFESFLVLRGTKTLPVRMDRHCENARQIADWLADHPDVDRVYYPGLDSHPGHEIAREQMDDFGGMLSFELDASLEDTSEVVSNTEVFTLAESLGGVESLIEQPAPMTHAAIPREERLEAGLTDGLVRVSVGIEHAEDLIADLETAIESALH from the coding sequence ATGGACGACGACCCCGCAAGCGACGAGCACGAGCGCTTCCGGTTCGAGACCCGATCGATCCACGCCGGCCAGGAGCCCGACGCGGACACCGGCGCGCTGATGACGCCGATCCACGCCAACTCGACCTACGAACAGGACGCCCCCGGCGAACACCGCGGCTACGAGTACTCCCGGACCGGCAACCCCACGCGAACGGACCTCGAGGCGAACCTCGCCTCCCTCGAGGACGCCGAGTACGGTCGGGCCTTCGCCAGCGGGATGGCCTCGATCAACACCGTCCTCAACCTCCTCGACTCCGGCGACCACGTCGTGACGGGCAACGACGTCTACGGCGGGACTCACCGGATCTTCACGCAGGTGTACGAGGACTACGACATCGACTTTACGTTCGTCGACATGACCGATCTCGACGCCATCGAGGCGGCGTTTCGCGAGGAGACCGAGCTACTGTGGCTCGAGACACCTACCAATCCGCTCATGTCGATCGTCGACATCGAGGGCGCCGCCGAGATCGCCCACGCTCACGGCGCGCTCTGTGCGATCGACAACACGTTCGCGACGCCGTACCTCCAGCGGCCCCTCGAGCTGGGTGCGGACATCGTTTCGCACTCGCTGACGAAGTACCTCGGCGGCCACTCCGACGTCGTCGGGGGCGCCCTGCTGACCAACGACGAGGAGCTCGACGAACGCTTTGGCTTCTACCAGAACGCCGTGGGCGCGACGCCGGGTCCCTTCGAGAGCTTCCTCGTCCTCCGGGGCACGAAGACCCTTCCCGTTCGGATGGATCGTCACTGCGAGAACGCCCGGCAGATCGCCGACTGGCTCGCGGACCACCCGGACGTCGATCGGGTCTACTACCCCGGGCTCGACTCTCACCCCGGCCACGAGATCGCCCGCGAGCAGATGGACGACTTCGGCGGCATGCTGAGCTTCGAACTCGACGCGAGCCTCGAGGACACGAGCGAGGTCGTCTCGAACACCGAGGTCTTTACCCTCGCAGAGAGCCTCGGCGGCGTCGAGAGCCTGATCGAACAGCCCGCGCCGATGACCCACGCCGCCATCCCCCGCGAGGAACGGCTCGAGGCCGGCCTCACCGACGGGCTCGTCCGTGTCAGCGTCGGCATCGAGCACGCCGAGGACCTGATCGCCGACCTCGAGACGGCCATCGAGTCGGCGCTGCACTGA
- a CDS encoding RNA polymerase Rpb4 family protein, with protein sequence MTIFKEIVDEEYLTVSETKELLADIETERAMDEERELRYELARAIEHANRFAVLEPEESRQLVEDLQELEYVDEPTAYKITDLLPRNRDELRSVYAQQRYSLSGDELDEILDIVAQYA encoded by the coding sequence ATGACGATCTTCAAAGAGATCGTCGACGAGGAGTACCTGACCGTCTCGGAGACGAAGGAGCTCCTCGCCGACATCGAGACCGAGCGGGCGATGGACGAGGAACGGGAGCTGCGCTACGAGCTCGCGCGAGCCATCGAGCACGCCAACCGCTTCGCCGTCCTCGAGCCCGAGGAGTCCCGGCAGCTCGTCGAGGACCTACAGGAACTCGAATACGTCGACGAACCGACCGCGTACAAGATCACCGACCTCCTCCCGCGCAACCGGGACGAGCTCCGATCGGTGTACGCCCAGCAGCGCTACTCGCTGTCGGGCGACGAGCTCGACGAGATTCTCGACATCGTCGCGCAGTACGCCTGA
- a CDS encoding DUF3995 domain-containing protein: protein MSPDRASVRIAYAATVWWVAFAALSFYWAAGGTVGLATLGEGIRSLAAERDSWFVATVAATGVLKLVPAALALSLVRPWGDRVSLRWRLAAVGGLGVLSALYGGIGIATKLLVLVGVIAPDGIDPQGFWGHLLLWDPVWVTGGVLLCAAAFSSRTSARSEPRFTP, encoded by the coding sequence ATGTCACCCGATCGGGCGTCAGTACGGATCGCGTACGCGGCGACTGTCTGGTGGGTCGCGTTCGCGGCGCTCAGCTTCTACTGGGCTGCCGGCGGAACGGTCGGGCTCGCCACGCTCGGCGAGGGGATCCGTTCGCTCGCCGCGGAGCGCGATTCCTGGTTCGTGGCGACGGTAGCGGCGACGGGCGTCCTGAAACTCGTCCCCGCAGCGCTCGCGCTCTCGCTGGTTCGCCCGTGGGGGGATCGCGTCTCGCTCCGATGGCGTCTCGCCGCTGTCGGCGGGCTGGGCGTCCTCTCGGCGCTGTACGGCGGGATCGGGATCGCGACGAAGCTGCTCGTTCTGGTCGGCGTCATCGCTCCCGACGGAATCGACCCGCAGGGGTTCTGGGGACACCTGCTTCTCTGGGATCCCGTCTGGGTCACCGGCGGCGTCCTGCTGTGTGCGGCGGCGTTCTCGTCCCGCACCTCTGCCCGCAGCGAGCCGCGGTTCACTCCGTGA
- a CDS encoding elongation factor 1-beta has translation MGKVAAKIKVMPDSPEMDLDALQERLESSLPEGAKINGVEREEVAFGLVALIPTVIVPDGAGGTEAVEENFTEVEGVESVDVENVGRI, from the coding sequence ATGGGAAAAGTCGCTGCCAAGATCAAGGTCATGCCGGACAGCCCCGAGATGGACCTGGACGCACTCCAGGAGCGCCTCGAGAGCTCCCTCCCCGAGGGCGCGAAGATCAACGGCGTCGAACGCGAGGAGGTCGCGTTCGGTCTCGTCGCGCTCATCCCGACCGTCATCGTCCCCGACGGCGCAGGCGGCACCGAGGCCGTCGAGGAGAACTTCACTGAGGTCGAGGGCGTCGAAAGCGTCGACGTCGAGAACGTCGGCCGTATCTGA
- a CDS encoding Bug family tripartite tricarboxylate transporter substrate binding protein → MNRRNLLKGIGATSAISLTGLAGCLDDESDGGEFPSDSLTWMVPWSEGGGTDTYARQLEPLMSEELGEPIEIDNRAGAASLLGIEWLHGQDDDGYTFGTANTPSWQFAWRMEGTDGWEPTEFEPIAYFAVFGYTIIVNDDYGIEDYADLQDAYADGEIENFAVQGVGHDSHVAAYLLRDDYDLAWDNVVPYDGGGEVNEAVISGEAPAGIATNTSAITAEESGNVSTVVNLMDTEIDAFPEIDQITDYGDSMSYLTEFRLTQIAPPGTPEDVRAELEAATEHAATHEDAEEWAEETGNILEFGDMDAAAEDMEGAVEELEANIDFEEFQQQIEDDE, encoded by the coding sequence GTGAACCGACGCAATCTTCTGAAGGGGATCGGTGCAACGTCTGCGATCTCGCTTACCGGACTCGCGGGGTGTCTCGACGACGAGTCGGACGGCGGGGAGTTCCCCTCCGACTCGCTGACCTGGATGGTTCCCTGGTCTGAGGGGGGCGGGACGGACACCTACGCCCGCCAGCTCGAGCCGCTGATGAGCGAGGAGCTGGGCGAGCCGATCGAGATCGACAACAGGGCCGGTGCGGCGAGCCTGCTTGGAATCGAGTGGCTCCACGGGCAGGACGACGATGGCTACACGTTCGGGACGGCCAACACCCCGAGCTGGCAGTTCGCCTGGCGGATGGAGGGCACCGACGGCTGGGAGCCAACGGAGTTCGAGCCGATCGCGTACTTCGCCGTCTTCGGCTACACGATCATCGTCAACGACGACTACGGCATCGAGGACTACGCCGACCTGCAGGACGCCTACGCCGACGGCGAGATCGAGAACTTCGCCGTCCAGGGGGTCGGCCACGACAGCCACGTCGCGGCCTACCTGCTCCGGGACGACTACGACCTCGCGTGGGACAACGTCGTCCCCTACGACGGCGGCGGCGAGGTCAACGAGGCGGTCATCTCGGGCGAGGCGCCCGCGGGAATCGCGACGAACACCTCCGCGATCACGGCCGAGGAGTCGGGTAACGTCTCGACGGTCGTCAACCTGATGGACACCGAGATCGACGCCTTCCCCGAGATCGACCAGATCACCGACTACGGCGATAGCATGTCCTACCTCACCGAGTTCCGCCTGACCCAGATCGCGCCGCCGGGGACCCCCGAGGACGTTCGTGCGGAGCTCGAGGCCGCGACCGAACACGCCGCGACCCACGAGGACGCCGAGGAGTGGGCCGAGGAGACGGGCAACATCCTCGAGTTCGGTGACATGGACGCGGCCGCCGAGGATATGGAGGGAGCTGTCGAGGAGCTCGAGGCGAACATCGACTTCGAGGAGTTCCAACAGCAGATCGAGGACGACGAGTAA
- a CDS encoding 50S ribosomal protein L21e: MPNSNGPRQGTRDKLSNNPRDRGASPPQRAIQQYDEGQKVHLKIDPSVQDGRFHPRFDGLTGEVLGKQGNAFKVQINDGGKEKTVIVTAAHLRAQDQDEVSV; encoded by the coding sequence ATGCCGAACTCTAATGGACCTCGCCAAGGAACCAGGGACAAGCTTTCGAACAATCCGCGAGATCGTGGCGCTTCGCCGCCCCAGCGCGCGATCCAGCAGTACGACGAGGGACAGAAAGTCCACCTGAAAATCGACCCCAGCGTCCAGGACGGACGCTTCCACCCGCGCTTCGACGGCCTCACCGGCGAAGTCCTCGGGAAACAGGGCAACGCCTTCAAGGTGCAGATCAACGACGGCGGGAAAGAGAAAACCGTAATCGTCACCGCCGCCCACCTCCGCGCACAGGACCAGGACGAAGTCAGCGTCTGA
- a CDS encoding AI-2E family transporter has translation MDVRTTFFALLLLSLAAVTTLILAPLLQYVLAAALLAFVLFPAHERLERRIGSRPSALVLTGVAIVAAVIPLLYLSIVTVQTVFTFLNRFDEAAAIETASEWAVELGIDPELVATMRAQLLTEVNGLFDGAVDVALGELVGLLDASVRMGLGMLVLVFLLYYLLADGRTFVGWLAEVSPLENEVRDELFTEVDVVTWAVIKSHVFVAVVEGLLGGLGFYLLGVPNVAFWTIVMVVVSFLPAIGVWLVWGPAVAYLLMTAGPLPAIALLLYGIAVLSVVDNYLRAIFVDRRTGLHPAVVLIGVIGGIYLLGIMGLFLGPVLLAVFKAGLNVFNETALTTDDLHLESSATERPNTDPGTADD, from the coding sequence ATGGACGTCAGAACCACGTTCTTCGCCCTCCTCCTTCTGTCCCTCGCGGCGGTCACGACGCTTATCCTCGCGCCGCTGTTGCAGTACGTGCTCGCCGCCGCGTTGCTCGCGTTCGTGCTCTTCCCGGCCCACGAGCGCCTCGAGCGACGGATCGGCTCCCGGCCGTCGGCGCTCGTCCTCACCGGCGTCGCCATCGTCGCCGCGGTCATTCCGCTTCTCTATCTCTCGATCGTCACCGTCCAGACGGTGTTTACCTTCCTGAATCGGTTCGACGAGGCTGCAGCCATCGAGACGGCGAGCGAGTGGGCGGTCGAACTCGGAATCGATCCCGAACTTGTCGCGACGATGCGCGCACAGCTGCTCACCGAAGTGAACGGACTGTTCGACGGCGCCGTCGACGTCGCGCTGGGGGAGCTGGTCGGGTTGCTCGACGCGAGCGTCCGAATGGGGTTAGGGATGCTGGTGCTCGTCTTTCTGCTGTACTACCTGCTCGCCGACGGTCGGACGTTCGTCGGCTGGCTGGCGGAGGTGTCGCCACTCGAGAACGAGGTGCGCGACGAGCTGTTCACCGAGGTCGACGTCGTCACCTGGGCGGTGATCAAGAGCCACGTCTTCGTCGCCGTCGTCGAGGGGCTGCTCGGCGGACTCGGGTTCTACCTGCTGGGCGTCCCCAACGTCGCCTTCTGGACGATCGTTATGGTCGTCGTCTCCTTCCTGCCGGCGATCGGCGTCTGGCTCGTCTGGGGGCCTGCGGTTGCCTACCTCCTGATGACCGCCGGACCGCTCCCGGCGATCGCGCTGTTGCTGTACGGGATCGCCGTCCTCTCAGTCGTCGACAACTACCTGCGGGCGATCTTCGTCGACCGGCGAACCGGACTCCACCCCGCGGTCGTCCTGATCGGCGTCATCGGCGGGATCTACCTGCTGGGGATCATGGGACTGTTCCTCGGCCCGGTGTTGCTCGCGGTGTTCAAGGCCGGCCTGAACGTCTTCAACGAGACCGCGCTCACGACGGACGATCTCCACCTGGAGTCGTCAGCCACGGAGCGTCCGAACACCGATCCCGGGACCGCCGACGATTGA
- a CDS encoding MBL fold metallo-hydrolase, producing the protein MTDEDPGVYVLPITVDYGGRELTITPTAVETDRGLVLIDVGPPGAVDGLRTHLRQLGFGLADVWCVLVTHHDGDHVGGLAELLEHTDAVVATHPAEAPYVRGEQEPIKGDADDYRPVGVDLELVDGARLSTVAGPMEIVETPGHSPGHVSVHFSDHDLLLAGDALVADGSAPLSGPKPEFTPEMERAAESVGRLADLDVEQVVCFHGGHAEADDERIAEIHAELHE; encoded by the coding sequence ATGACAGACGAGGACCCCGGCGTCTACGTGCTCCCGATCACCGTCGACTACGGCGGCCGCGAGCTGACGATCACCCCGACAGCCGTCGAGACCGACCGCGGACTGGTGTTGATCGACGTCGGCCCGCCCGGCGCCGTCGACGGGCTCCGAACCCACCTCCGCCAGCTCGGCTTCGGGCTCGCAGACGTCTGGTGCGTCCTGGTGACCCACCACGACGGCGACCACGTCGGCGGGCTCGCGGAACTGCTCGAGCACACCGACGCGGTCGTCGCGACCCACCCCGCCGAGGCGCCGTACGTTCGCGGCGAGCAGGAACCGATCAAGGGCGACGCCGACGACTACCGCCCGGTCGGGGTCGATCTCGAGCTCGTCGACGGTGCCCGACTGTCGACGGTCGCGGGACCCATGGAGATCGTCGAGACACCCGGCCACTCGCCGGGACACGTCTCCGTCCACTTTTCGGACCACGACTTGCTGCTGGCCGGGGACGCGCTGGTCGCCGATGGATCGGCGCCGCTGTCGGGCCCGAAACCGGAGTTCACGCCCGAGATGGAGCGCGCCGCCGAGTCGGTCGGTCGGCTCGCCGACCTCGACGTCGAGCAGGTCGTCTGTTTCCACGGCGGCCACGCCGAGGCCGACGACGAGCGGATCGCGGAGATCCACGCCGAACTGCACGAGTAG
- a CDS encoding Nre family DNA repair protein — translation MRLDDYIESLEPDEEAERRRLAKEKSYAITDHLEEFERNFERALSGDSLVGSTAPSIFVGRSNYPDIPIGVLSPVGDEDAAESYVTDGEWYRQGYGIDDVLQRRTGLLNSNKRANVDSPSIASRLTPSVHDSWDGFVGVQREVAIADRPVDLEIGLDDKPDLGLDPGTDVATPRGPRANARNAELRENPHVPRPVKKTLEDDDWQAQGAMTYLYRRGFDVYEINSILSAGALGERDQRRLVPTRWSITAVDDTVGQFLRGRIRNEPSIDEVQVRVNEYMGNRYWIVLAPGSWEFELVEMKAPGSIWNPNPDDEIWLQSASEGYEGRTSYVEETAGAYYAARLGVLEHLESIGRQAKCLVLREVSDDYWAPVGVWQVRESVRNAFDGVPGKASGLAPESRETLAGEYGEAETFHGAIASIAPQLPISFERLRRKSELAAGVQSSLGAFSGGSSDPRN, via the coding sequence ATGCGCCTCGACGACTACATCGAGAGCCTCGAACCCGACGAGGAGGCCGAGCGACGCCGGCTCGCGAAGGAGAAGTCCTACGCGATCACGGACCACCTCGAGGAGTTCGAGCGCAACTTCGAGCGGGCGCTGTCGGGCGACAGCCTCGTCGGGTCGACGGCGCCCTCGATCTTCGTCGGGCGGTCGAACTACCCCGACATCCCGATCGGGGTGCTCTCGCCGGTCGGCGACGAGGACGCGGCCGAGTCCTACGTCACCGACGGGGAATGGTACCGACAGGGGTACGGGATCGACGACGTTCTCCAGCGCCGCACCGGCTTGCTGAACTCGAACAAGCGAGCCAACGTCGACTCCCCGAGCATCGCGAGTCGTCTGACGCCGTCGGTTCACGACAGCTGGGACGGATTCGTCGGCGTCCAGCGGGAGGTCGCCATCGCGGACCGACCCGTCGACCTCGAAATCGGGCTGGACGACAAACCCGATCTCGGCCTCGATCCGGGCACTGACGTCGCCACCCCGCGGGGACCCCGCGCGAACGCCCGGAACGCCGAGCTCCGGGAGAACCCCCACGTTCCGCGGCCGGTGAAGAAGACCCTCGAGGACGACGACTGGCAGGCACAGGGCGCGATGACCTACCTCTACCGGCGCGGGTTCGACGTCTACGAGATCAACTCGATCCTCTCGGCGGGCGCCCTGGGGGAACGCGACCAGCGCCGGCTCGTCCCCACGCGGTGGTCGATCACGGCCGTCGACGACACTGTCGGGCAGTTCCTGCGAGGACGCATCCGCAACGAGCCCAGCATCGACGAGGTCCAGGTCCGGGTCAACGAGTACATGGGCAACCGCTACTGGATCGTCCTGGCGCCCGGAAGCTGGGAGTTCGAGCTCGTCGAGATGAAGGCGCCGGGCAGCATCTGGAACCCCAACCCCGACGACGAGATCTGGCTCCAGAGCGCAAGCGAGGGGTACGAGGGCCGGACCAGCTACGTCGAGGAGACCGCGGGCGCCTACTACGCCGCCCGCCTGGGCGTCTTGGAGCACCTCGAGTCGATCGGCCGCCAGGCGAAGTGTCTGGTCCTCCGGGAAGTCAGCGACGACTACTGGGCACCGGTCGGCGTCTGGCAGGTCCGCGAGAGCGTCCGCAACGCCTTCGACGGCGTCCCTGGGAAGGCAAGCGGGTTAGCCCCCGAGAGCAGGGAGACGCTCGCCGGCGAGTACGGCGAGGCCGAGACGTTCCACGGTGCGATCGCCTCGATCGCGCCACAGCTGCCAATATCGTTCGAGCGCCTGCGGCGCAAGTCGGAGCTGGCGGCCGGCGTCCAGTCGAGTCTAGGGGCGTTCTCCGGCGGGTCGTCTGACCCGCGAAACTAA
- a CDS encoding HVO_2753 family zinc finger protein — protein sequence MSTTDEQDRRSCVSCGINIAGTNAAAFSCPDCGTRIFRCAKCRKQSNLYKCPDCGFTGP from the coding sequence ATGAGTACGACGGACGAGCAGGATCGACGCTCCTGTGTCTCCTGTGGGATCAACATTGCGGGCACGAACGCCGCGGCGTTCAGCTGCCCCGACTGCGGAACGCGGATCTTCCGCTGTGCCAAGTGTCGCAAGCAGAGCAACCTCTACAAATGTCCCGACTGCGGATTCACCGGACCCTGA
- a CDS encoding MFS transporter has translation MNALSDPTKRRWLAWGALATVFLLVNLHRLSTAVISEELTVDFETTAAQLGTLHASFFLIYAAIQIPTGVLADRVGPRYVGSIGGVVLSLGAVGFALSGSYLTAFAARALIGLGSGVIFVSILRFCANWYRPDEFATMAGLTGSIAGLGAILATTPLAVTVGQFGWRATILSLGGVGIVAAGAVFVLARQSPSAAGLEPIEDVPEQPEITLAELGGHLRTLARDLDQWLLSIVFFAGNGAMLTLVGMWGVPYIVVVYELDVTTASYFTLLASVGVLLGPTTIGWFSDRIEQRLVPMAAGTGLFAVALTAIPVFGRPPLAVVAVSYLACGFLFGAAMLSLSVVKERYPAGASGVATATVNTAGFVGGTVLPAAMGVALDAYQTGETVEGTVAYTEFGYRIAFGILAATVLVGFCCACWLLVRDR, from the coding sequence GTGAACGCGCTGTCGGACCCGACGAAACGGCGGTGGCTCGCGTGGGGAGCGCTGGCGACGGTCTTCCTGCTCGTCAACCTCCACCGGCTCTCGACGGCTGTCATCTCCGAGGAGCTGACCGTCGACTTCGAGACGACCGCGGCCCAGCTGGGGACGCTTCACGCCTCTTTCTTCCTGATCTACGCGGCGATCCAGATCCCGACCGGCGTCCTCGCCGATCGGGTCGGCCCCCGCTACGTCGGCTCGATCGGCGGCGTCGTTCTCAGCCTGGGCGCGGTCGGGTTCGCGTTAAGCGGGAGCTACCTCACGGCGTTCGCCGCCCGAGCGCTCATCGGCCTCGGCAGCGGCGTCATCTTCGTCTCGATCCTGCGCTTCTGTGCCAACTGGTATCGCCCGGACGAGTTCGCGACGATGGCCGGACTCACCGGCAGTATCGCCGGACTCGGCGCGATCCTCGCGACGACGCCGCTCGCGGTCACCGTCGGCCAGTTCGGCTGGCGAGCGACGATCCTCTCGCTTGGTGGCGTCGGAATCGTCGCCGCGGGTGCCGTCTTCGTTCTGGCGCGTCAGTCCCCGTCCGCCGCGGGCCTCGAGCCGATCGAGGACGTCCCCGAACAGCCCGAGATCACGCTCGCGGAGCTGGGGGGCCACCTGCGGACGCTCGCGCGGGACCTCGACCAGTGGCTGCTGTCGATCGTCTTCTTCGCGGGCAACGGTGCGATGCTGACGCTCGTCGGGATGTGGGGCGTTCCCTACATCGTCGTCGTCTACGAACTCGACGTGACGACGGCCTCTTACTTCACCCTGCTCGCCTCGGTCGGCGTCCTGCTCGGGCCGACGACGATCGGCTGGTTCTCCGATCGGATCGAGCAACGACTGGTGCCGATGGCGGCCGGAACGGGGCTGTTCGCGGTCGCGCTGACCGCTATCCCCGTCTTCGGTCGCCCGCCCCTCGCCGTCGTCGCCGTCTCCTATCTGGCCTGCGGATTCCTGTTTGGCGCCGCAATGCTGTCGCTGTCGGTCGTCAAGGAGCGGTATCCGGCGGGCGCGAGCGGGGTCGCGACCGCGACGGTAAACACCGCGGGGTTCGTCGGCGGCACGGTCCTGCCGGCGGCGATGGGGGTCGCGCTCGACGCCTACCAAACCGGCGAGACCGTCGAGGGGACCGTCGCCTACACCGAGTTCGGCTACCGGATCGCCTTCGGGATCCTCGCGGCGACGGTGCTCGTTGGCTTCTGCTGTGCGTGCTGGCTGCTGGTTCGGGACCGATAA